The nucleotide sequence GGCTTCCTTGCAAATCCAATCCTTTTCGTAATAGCTCGCTGTAGTCATCTGGGCATTTACCTGCTTAATGGTATACCCTTCAATTTCAACGAGCACCTCGCCATCGGGATTCAATATGTCGATGTCAAATGTTGCCGTTTGGTTTTCTTCCCCTTGTGCTCGCCTTTTCACATAGCTGTAAATGTCAGGTGGTATAGGGGCATAGACCCGAATCTCCTGATAGTAAAAAGGCAGATACAAATGAGCATCGATGCTCCGTATCGCAATATTGGCGGCATTGTCCAGCATGGCCGGATGATAGTGGAAATGAGCCGTTTCTTCGCGATAGGAATCTGCGAGTTGAATGGAAACTAGACATTCCGTCTCGCCCGTTTGCAGCTCCTTCATATTGTTCCAGCGTGCTCCTGTCGTAATGTAACCCCCGCTCGATTCCACATCGGTTGTGCTGGGAGCCGCATGGAACGTCCTTTGCAGAGCAGACAGGTCTAAGCGCTTTTGCTCACGCGTCGAGCGGCACAGTTTTCCTTCCGCATGCTGGCGCCAGGAGCCATCTGTCTGATCCTTGCTAGCGATAGAGAAGTGATTTTCGTCGCCTTCTTTTTTCATCGTGATTTTCAGTTCATGACTCTCAGATTGCTGAAGTGAAAAAGGCTGCAAAAAAGCAAGGTCCTTGATGACAGTGAACTCGCCTTGTTGTCTTCCTACCTCTAGCAGCATCTCGATGTACGCCGTGCCAGGCAGTACATATTCGTTTCCGATCATGTGCTCGTTCAGGACCCAGTCATCTTTTACTGACAATCCGACTACATAAGTAACTTGATCAGAAGTATTTTCACCCAAACTTGTGAGCAATGGATGCTGGGACTTCGGTGAGCTTAGTAGCTTGTTATCCGCATAATCCTCCTGATTAATCCAGCAACGAATTTTCTGAAACGGATAAACCGGCAAACTTAATCGGTTGCACGAAGAGCCGTCAAATAAACGCTCCCATTGGATTGCGGCCCCCGCTACGTAAAGCTCACCCAAGGACAGATAGGAAGACAAATCTTTATCTGAAGCGTCGTGAACGGTTGCTGTAACGTTGCCACTCTCCCCTTCATGAACCTGGTACAACACCTGCTCCCCCGATGCAAGGCCGTGTCTTTTCAGATGCTCCAGTTTACGGATCAGATCGTTGTGATCTTTAAAAATGATCGCCAATCGATGGCTGTAATGACCGCGTCCCGTGCTCGCCGTGTAGCAAAGGTCCTCTAGATCAACTTGACGGTTTTGGTATAAATAAGCGGTATATTCCGCAACTAGCCTCGTTAGCACCTGTTCTTCCTTGGCAGATAACGGTAGCAAATAGAGTGACGCTCCGTTTTTTTGCTTAAAAGGTGCGGGCGGGGCCTCTTGCAATACCATGTGGCAATTGGTCCCGCTTAATCCGAATGAACTGATGCCAGCCGTTCGGGGTCCTCCAGAAGGCGTCCACTCTCGTAGCTGGTCGTTCACATAGACAGCCGACGAGCTAAAATCTATATTTTTATTCGGCTTTTTAAAATGGAGAGAAGGGAACAGCTTTTGGCTTTTCATGGAATAGATGACTTTTACTAAACCGGCAATCCCGGCCGCATGATCGAGATGTCCAATATTGGTCTTAATGGAACCGATGGCGCAAAACTGTTTTTTCTTTGTATAGCGGGAAAAAGCACGTGTAATTCCCTCTATTTCAATCGGATCGCCTAGCCTCGTTCCCGTTCCATGTGCTTCGATATAGGTGATGGTCTCAGGGTCGATTCCAGCATCCTCCCATGCCTGGCAGATGACTTCCTCCTGCGCTTGCGAATTGGGGGCGGTGATGCCGATCGAATTGCCGTCCTGGTTGATTGCGCTGCCTTTGATGATGGCATGTATATGGTCCCGGTCCTCTAAAGCTTTTTTCAACGGCTTTAGTAGAACGACACCCATTCCCTCGCCTTTTCCGGTTCCATTGGAGCTCTCATCGAATGTTTTGGTTCTTTCGTCAGATGATTCAATTCCGATTTTTACATGCTCGTGGCTTTTCAGCGGGAACAGATTCAGCTTGATCCCCCCTGCCAATGCCAAGTCACAAGACCCTTCGATAAGTTGGCGGCAAGCAAAATGAATCGCGACGAGAGAGGAAGAGCACGCCGTGTCGATGGCGATGGCTGGCCCCTTCAAATCCAACAGGTAAGAAATCCGGCTGGCGATAATGGATTGGATATTGCCAGGAATAGCGATGCCCATAGCTTCCGGTGCTAGAAGCTGAATCCCCCTCTTATACACTTCGCCAAAATCTGTGCTATAGCCAATAAATACACCTGTCTTGCTTCCTGCTAACCTCAAACCTCCGTAGCCAGCTTCTTCGATTGCTTCCCAAGCCAATTGCAAAAACAAGCGTTGATTCGGGTCCATTAAGCTGGCTTCTCGTGGGGATATCTGGAAAAAGCCAGGATCAAATTGATCAATCTCTGACAAATATCCCACGCAGTCAAAACGGGCTTTTTCTTTTTCAACCTGAAGCATCGGGAGGAAAAGGGCGGCATTTTCTCTCCGGTTTGCCGGAATATCCTGGATGGAGTCTATGCCCAAGTGGAGAAGCTTTTCCATCCCGGAAACAGTGTCAGCATGGCCTAACCGAGACGCGATTCCCACAATGGCAATATCTTTTTCTACTTCCTTTTGCTGATCCTGTCGCAAATAATGAATGAGGTGGGCGGCAATGTTTTTATCTAACTGGCCAGAGCCGACATGCTTCAGGATATAGGAGTACATCTCTTCTTTTTTTGCCATAAGCTTACTCTCCTAATTTTTTCAGGATATCTTCTACCGATGCTTCCCCTTCGCTAAATTCATCCAATAGCTGTAAAATATCGCCGATTTCTTCTGATTGCCCTTCCCTCTTCACTCTTGGCTCTCCTTGATCTGACTGGACTTTTTGAATGTGCTGCGCCATGGCACTAATCGTTTTGCACTCGAACAAATCGATGACCTTGATTCGCTGCGGATACTTCTCTTCAATTTTGGCTTGCAATTGAACGATCAGATGCGAATTTCCTCCGAGATCAAAAAAGTTCTGCTTTGTCCCGATCTGTTCGATGCCCAGCAACTCTCGCCATATCTGGAGCAAAAAGCTTTCCACTTCATTTCCAGGCACATGCAGCTCACCTTGCTCCACGGAATCATGTGGAAGAGTCATAGCCTGCAACGTTTTTCGATCGATTTTTTGATTGGAGGTAACAGGCATCGCCTCCAGGCGTACAAATCTCGCCGGGATCATATAAGAAGGAAGCAACTGACGCAAAGATTCTTGAAATTCCGGAACCCCGATGTCTCGGGTCGATGTATAATAGCAAATCAATTTATTGGATTCACTTTCTTTGACAGCTACAACGACAACGGACTTGATCCCTGGCATTGCTTCGATTTTATGTTCGATTTCCCCCGTTTCAATCCGGTATCCTCTTACTTTGACCATTCCATCGTTGCGTGAAATATATTCAATCTGTCCATCCATCCCATATTTGCCCAGATCTCCAGTATGATAAACGATCTGATCCGTAAAGGGATGGGAGCGAAATGCTTGTGCGGTCTTCTCCCTGTCACGGAAATACCCTGGGGTAACACCAGCACCACTTATGCAAATTTCACCTGATACGCCAGTTCCGCACAAATTTCCATCTTTGTCCAAAATATAAATTTGATTGTTCAGAATTGGCTGACCAAGCGGGACAATCGATTTTCCCTTCAACTCCCTTTCCACTTCGTAACACGTAGCCCATATGGTTGCTTCCGTCGGCCCATACATGTTGTACAGTTTAGCGTTGGGGAAATAGCTTCGAATCTCTTTGGCTAGCATGGGACTCCAGGCTTCTCCGCCGATCAGAATAGTTTCAAACTGTTGCAAGCAAGCCAATTGTTGCCCATCCTGTTGAGCAAGACCAAGCATGAATTGATTGATCAAAGCAGGAACAGAATGCCAGACATTTATCCGATTTTCCGCTAGATAGGAAAATAACAAGGCGGGGTCCCTTAAGCGCTCTGGTGACACAATATGCAAGGTTGCTCCACTCGCCAAACAGCCAAACATTTCAAAAACTGAAATATCAAAACTGATAGAAGTCACCAGCATCATATTATGCGCAGGTCCCAGACGGAATTGCTGCTGACTCCATAAGAGATAATTGATGACATTTTGCTGGGTAACCATGACCCCTTTCGGCGTTCCAGTCGAGCCTGAGGTATAAATAACGTACATTAACTGAGATTCCGGTCCATCAACAGTATCCGTCGATTGCTTGCGGATATGTGAATTGCCATAGTACCGAAGATGACCAGTCGTTTCTGCCAATAAGTCATCCCCCGATACATCCACAATCGTCTCCAGATGAGTCCCTGCGATTTCCTCAAGTATTGGAAGGAAGCCCTTTTCCGACAAAACCGTTTTCAGTTGGCTATGACGGATCATATAAGCAATGCGTTCGTTTGGAAAATCAACATCCAACGGTATATACGGACGACCGGACTTAAGTATCCCCAAAAGCGCGATGACTATCTCGATGCCTCTTGGCAAATAGACGCCGATTGGTTCCCGCTGCTCCTGCCCGATGATTTGCGTAAGGAACGCGGCCAATTGGTTGGATTGCTCATTTATTTGTTTGTAGGTAAGACTCCTTCCCTCAAAAACCACTGCGATCTGATCGGGATTTTTCTTCACTTGCGCCTCAAATAACCGATGTACCTGGTTCGGGGCATCCATGACGACAGAGGGCGGATTGAACATTCCGAACATGTTTGCCTTGTGCTCGGCATCCAATAACTCATAGCGGCTAAGCAAGGCTTCCGGATTATCAATGACCTGATCAATTAAAAATAAAAAATAGTCAACATATTTCTTGATAGTTCCTTCTGCAAACAGCGTCGTCTTGTATTCCATCCTTACTTCCATTTGCTCCTGTTCCATTTTGCAAATGCAGCTCAGATCATAGAGACTGATGCGGTCATTATCTTGCGGGACGTTATCGTATAGCTGGAAAATCGTGGAGAAAACAGGCGTTCTGCTCTGATCTCTATCCGGGTTCAGCTTCTCGACGAGGGTATTGAACGGATATCGGCCATTAGCATAAGCTCGCACACATTTGTGTTTGATGGCCTCTAGAACCTCGTCAAAACGGGAAAGTCCACCAAAATCGACCCGAATGCAAACCATGTTCATAAATAAACCGATGACGTTCTCCCACTCCTGTTTTTCCCTGCCGGAAACTGGGAACCCGACAATGATGTCGTCTTCTTGGCTAATTTTGTGCAGGAAAAGAAAATAGACAGCCAAGACTGTCATATACAAAGTGGTGGATCGATTTCTCGCAAGCAAACGTAATTGTTCGGTTTTCTCTTTCGATACCATGAATTTGATGTAACTGCCGTCGTAGACGAGAGAATAAGGGCGTTCATAATCGGTTGGTAAGTTAAGTACCGGAAGCGGCTTAGCGAGCTCGTTCATCCAATAGTTCTCCATGTGCTGGAATTCCTCAGAATCAAGCCATCTTCTCTCCTGCTCCACCCAGTTTGCATACTGTAAAGGAATGGCTGGTAACTGGATTGCACGCTTCGAACGGATTTGCTCATACAGCTCCATCAATTCCTGGAAAAATAAACCGACACTCCAGCCATCCGAAATGATGTGATGCATATTTACACAAATACGATGTACAACAGCAGACAAACGATGCAATTCCATCCTGAACAATGGTTGCTCAAAATCAAATGGAGTGGCATTCTGCTCATCCAGTCGTTTGGCTGACAGCTCTTCTCGAAGAGGTTCCTGTTGATAATCTCTGTAATGAATGACATTTTTCCAATCAGGTAAAACGAATTGTTTCGGAATACCATCGACATTTTTGAAGACGGTACGCAATGAGGCGTGGCGCTTCGTCAAGACGTCTAGGGCTTGCTGCAGCACATCCAGGTCAACCGCCATCTTCACGTGTTTGATGACTGGTAAATGATAGGCGGTCGTTTGTCGATCATAGTTTTGCAAAAACCAAATCCGATACTGTGCTTTGGAGAGATCATGACCATTGCTTTGCTCAGTTGTTGCGGATGGCTTCACAGGTGTCGCTTGCGATGGTAGCAAAGATTGGTCCAAATAAGCCGAAAGCTCCGGGATCGTTGGAAATTCAAAAATTTCAGCGATAGAGATTGGCTTATTCAGATGCGTATTTAAGAGATTCGCCATTTGCGTAGCGATAATAGAGTCTCCGCCGACTTCGTAGAAGCTTTTCTGCAGATCAATTTCTGATAACCCAAATGTGTTAGCCCAGACGTGTGCCAATTTTTTCTCGGTGTCTGTGAGTTCATCTTGATTTTTTCCGACAATGGAAATGTCAATAGAAAGAGCATCCCCAGCGGCAGACGGTGCTGCTCGATTGGTAACTTTCCGGACCATGCCAGGTGCCATATGCACCGGGAAACGTTTGGCTAGTGATTCATCTATCTGCTCAAAGCGTATATCCGCGATGATTACCCGTGGATGTTCGGGTAGGTTGGTAAATGCCTGAATGGCCTGAGCCGTTTTCAGTGGCTTGAACAGTCCGTTGCCGTCTGTCACGCCATAGTCCGCCGCCATGCCTGTTTCTTCCCACGCGGTCCAATTGATTGTCGTGGCACGAATACCTCGCTTGCTCAGGTAAGAGGCGAAGCCGTCCAGATACCCATTCGCGGCAACATAATCGCTCTGTCCCGGGCTGCCCTCCACAGTCGCCATGGAGGAAAACAGAACGAAGAAGTCAGGGCACTCTTCCAGCAGGTTGTACAGCAAATAGCTGCCCTCGATTTTCGGCTTGGTCACCTTCGTAAAGTCGGACCATGTTTTCGTAAACAGAAAACCGCTGCCTGCTACTCCTGCCGCATGAATGATTCCTTTGACCTCGCCGTATTCCTCACGTAGCTGTTTCAAAGTAACTGCTACCTGCTGCTCGTCGGCTATATCGCACGAGCAGACCATGATTTTGCTGCCTGATTGCTCAATCTCTTCCACACTCTCGATGATTCGCCGTGTTTTCATATCCGTGTCACTTTGCTTGAGCTCCTCCCAGACTTCACGAGGGGGAAGTCCGCTTCTACTGATTAAGCCCAGGCAGATTTTGCTTCGGGATGCCAGATGCTTGGCAATCTCCAGTCCAATTCCGCCAGTTCCGCCGGTAATGAGATACAACCCGTCTTCTTGCAGCTCCAGTGGCTGAACAGGCTCCTCAACTGCGCAACGGCCGAATTCCTCCACATACCGTTCATTTCCACGATAGGCAACCTGGTAAGTAGCTGTTTCCGTGTATATTTCTGCCAAAAGACTTTCACAATCCGTATCCACGTCGAGATCGATACTGCGACACTTCACATTAGGGTACTCCGTATTCACTACTTTTCCCAGTTGGAACAGTGCCGTATGACACGGCTCAATCTCTTCTTCGCTTCCCGTCACTTCCCAGCCGTTCCGGCCCAGTACGATAAGCTCCATCTCTTGCTTGTATTTTGCCTGAACGAGTGATTTCACCAAATGAAACAAGCTTTGGATACTGTGTGCCTGAATCGTTTTCAGTCTGGAAAGGCTTGGGGCTGCACTGTTTTCGTCGAGGGCATAGGCATGAACAATCCGGCTTATCTTCCGCTCTTTCAAATCGGAAAAGAGTTGCTCATAATCTGTTTCCTCGTGGCCTACCACATACTTCGTTTCTTGCTCTTTTCGATAGCCATCGCCGTGAGCGACCTGAATCGTGTCTACTCCACTTGCTTCCCAACGTTGGATCAACTCTCGAGTTGTCCTGTTTTCGTTGCCGAACAACAGCACGCTGCCATCCGTTGTGATATTCCCGCTTTCTTTAAGCGGTGATTGCACCCAGCGAATCTGATAAAACAAATCTTGGGCGACCATGGCAGAAGAGACACTTTTCAACGTATAGTTCTCTACTTCCGCAAATACATTTCCTTGCTCGTCGATCAGGCTGATATCGTAGGAAACCGTCTCCCGGTTATCCCCCCGAGCTTCCCTCTTTCGCAGATAACTGTAAAAAGAAGTGGGCATGTCCCGGTAGAGATGGAACATTTGGTAATAAAACGGGAAGTAATAAGACACATGGGTTTCTTCGGACTGTTTCAACAGATGCCAGAAGCTTAGTGCCGTATCCAGCATTGCCGGATGAAGCGAATACTGGCCACGCTCTCGCTCATCCGCCAATCGGACATGGAGCAGTGCAGATCCTGCGTTTTCATAAAATTGATCGATACATTTCCAGCGAGAACCGTACTGAATGAATCCCGAATAGAGAGGGGTGAATTTTTCTACGTCCTGTTCATCCATCTTGCGGATGATCTGCTCAATCGAGTGAGTCTGTTTTTTGCGATCTTCCTGCTGATGAACTTCCCCTTGTGCATGAGTGATCCAACTCTCTGTAGGATCATTTTCTTTCATGCTGGCGATTGTAAAGGTGATGTGATCATGCTCTTCATAGATGATTGTATGGACAATCCTTGTTTCATCCAAAGAGCATGTCAGCATACTTTGCAAAGTCACATTCTTAATCACCACGGTTGCTTTCGGGAAAAAGTACTCGCTTGCGGCCTTTGCCATCTCCAGATAGGCCACACCTGGCAATACTCCGTTATCGAAAATGCGATGCTCCTGCAACATCCAAAGCTCTCGCATCGATGCCTTCGCTGCGTAAACGCGCAAACCGGCGGTAGAGATGACGCACTCTCCCGTTAATGACTGTCCTTTTTCAGTAGCTGTCTCTGTCTTCTTATCGGTCGGCCAATGCCTCACCCTGCTGAATGGGTAAAAAGGCAGTTCGACTGTTTTGAGAGTTTGACCTCCGTATAGCTTCTTCCAGTGAACTCGGGCACCTTGTACATACAATTTCGCCAATTCATGGAGAGAG is from Brevibacillus brevis and encodes:
- a CDS encoding type I polyketide synthase, translated to MAKKEEMYSYILKHVGSGQLDKNIAAHLIHYLRQDQQKEVEKDIAIVGIASRLGHADTVSGMEKLLHLGIDSIQDIPANRRENAALFLPMLQVEKEKARFDCVGYLSEIDQFDPGFFQISPREASLMDPNQRLFLQLAWEAIEEAGYGGLRLAGSKTGVFIGYSTDFGEVYKRGIQLLAPEAMGIAIPGNIQSIIASRISYLLDLKGPAIAIDTACSSSLVAIHFACRQLIEGSCDLALAGGIKLNLFPLKSHEHVKIGIESSDERTKTFDESSNGTGKGEGMGVVLLKPLKKALEDRDHIHAIIKGSAINQDGNSIGITAPNSQAQEEVICQAWEDAGIDPETITYIEAHGTGTRLGDPIEIEGITRAFSRYTKKKQFCAIGSIKTNIGHLDHAAGIAGLVKVIYSMKSQKLFPSLHFKKPNKNIDFSSSAVYVNDQLREWTPSGGPRTAGISSFGLSGTNCHMVLQEAPPAPFKQKNGASLYLLPLSAKEEQVLTRLVAEYTAYLYQNRQVDLEDLCYTASTGRGHYSHRLAIIFKDHNDLIRKLEHLKRHGLASGEQVLYQVHEGESGNVTATVHDASDKDLSSYLSLGELYVAGAAIQWERLFDGSSCNRLSLPVYPFQKIRCWINQEDYADNKLLSSPKSQHPLLTSLGENTSDQVTYVVGLSVKDDWVLNEHMIGNEYVLPGTAYIEMLLEVGRQQGEFTVIKDLAFLQPFSLQQSESHELKITMKKEGDENHFSIASKDQTDGSWRQHAEGKLCRSTREQKRLDLSALQRTFHAAPSTTDVESSGGYITTGARWNNMKELQTGETECLVSIQLADSYREETAHFHYHPAMLDNAANIAIRSIDAHLYLPFYYQEIRVYAPIPPDIYSYVKRRAQGEENQTATFDIDILNPDGEVLVEIEGYTIKQVNAQMTTASYYEKDWICKEAPLPSDEKQQAASGETVAVFRGKGELAERLRKCLNNVYEDIVEVSYGDAIGQVKDREDYHRLWSQWQAKKMKKVIHFMSMTETEIQDIGGLNEAEERGFYSLYYLLDSLFVHSSGEELEIILVCDHGNRVTGDETTLRPEHGCLLGLGKVGREEFPHVRIRFIDIDAYTDPNLIVEEFAVADAPYQVAYRNNKRYVERLKETTLEVTSEVPVIKSGGVYMITGGTGGLGLEIGKQLSRLNQVNIHLISRQGLPVREMWEDIVTNGGEQRQIEQIASIREMESNGASVQIHAADISQESQMRQVIEKIRSDSGAIHGVIHCAGVAGEGLLVRKPESRIREVMAAKVRGTWILDQLTGDDDLDFFVMFSSMNTVTGGAGQSDYVAANSYLDMYAASMRQRGRKSLTINWPLWQDVGMGKTYDVDNRHSPFESLAPRQGATIFTELLHADQNQVIVGQLKRRLTKEAIGQSLGHDYVLSDQLANFLRTQLGSPREEKADRPAQKEHLHILDKDESALSATEREVAMIWAQVLGVKEIRLSAKFNSLGGNSILAVYLFRLLEEKYGPILNISDVFTYSTISEMADYIEKKHQQLNGSTVSAATTLDLLQRLASQEISVHEALDAYKNKGGGV
- a CDS encoding non-ribosomal peptide synthetase, with the translated sequence MNNIDQINTLILESVKSNRLDKELARKLLHQLNTGQTEAEKNTSTDIAIIGISCRFPFADNLEQYWANLLNGMNCITDFPLKRRRDTDPLLQNHWGEPEYAKGSYLEDIDRFDADYFRVSPKEAEFMDPHQRLMLEVTAEAIEDAGYMGEKIYGSHTGVFIGRDHHSSGLYQQFIDSSNELAMTGNLPSFLSGRIAFFFNLTGPNQVIDTACSSGLVAVHHAFESLIKKECQLAIAGGISLNLVPIANSSFKIVENNDGIVRPFDSQAKGTTWGEGLSAILLKPLQDALKDGDRIYSVIKASGVNSDGASNYITAPNPQAQEQLLIDVWNKAGIHPETITYIETHGTGTVIGDPIEIKAMRHAFHQYTSKKQFCGIGSVKSNIGHLVGASGMASLLKVVLSLKHKQLVPTINFEEPNPYIPFSESPFYMVDQPLAWKTGDMPRRAGISSFGFSGMNCHVLLEEWKQNDTQKDEHETPHIFTVSAKNRTNLLDLLQRYCQYLQSNQQENFRNLVYTAQVGREHFSHRLAIIAQSTSELLNKIASVLSLDLDNLPEVLGYYGHSPIAQKAKNHMIQPDAWEKEKQPIHEKASQMIHNLAEIGAMANADSLHELAKLYVQGARVHWKKLYGGQTLKTVELPFYPFSRVRHWPTDKKTETATEKGQSLTGECVISTAGLRVYAAKASMRELWMLQEHRIFDNGVLPGVAYLEMAKAASEYFFPKATVVIKNVTLQSMLTCSLDETRIVHTIIYEEHDHITFTIASMKENDPTESWITHAQGEVHQQEDRKKQTHSIEQIIRKMDEQDVEKFTPLYSGFIQYGSRWKCIDQFYENAGSALLHVRLADERERGQYSLHPAMLDTALSFWHLLKQSEETHVSYYFPFYYQMFHLYRDMPTSFYSYLRKREARGDNRETVSYDISLIDEQGNVFAEVENYTLKSVSSAMVAQDLFYQIRWVQSPLKESGNITTDGSVLLFGNENRTTRELIQRWEASGVDTIQVAHGDGYRKEQETKYVVGHEETDYEQLFSDLKERKISRIVHAYALDENSAAPSLSRLKTIQAHSIQSLFHLVKSLVQAKYKQEMELIVLGRNGWEVTGSEEEIEPCHTALFQLGKVVNTEYPNVKCRSIDLDVDTDCESLLAEIYTETATYQVAYRGNERYVEEFGRCAVEEPVQPLELQEDGLYLITGGTGGIGLEIAKHLASRSKICLGLISRSGLPPREVWEELKQSDTDMKTRRIIESVEEIEQSGSKIMVCSCDIADEQQVAVTLKQLREEYGEVKGIIHAAGVAGSGFLFTKTWSDFTKVTKPKIEGSYLLYNLLEECPDFFVLFSSMATVEGSPGQSDYVAANGYLDGFASYLSKRGIRATTINWTAWEETGMAADYGVTDGNGLFKPLKTAQAIQAFTNLPEHPRVIIADIRFEQIDESLAKRFPVHMAPGMVRKVTNRAAPSAAGDALSIDISIVGKNQDELTDTEKKLAHVWANTFGLSEIDLQKSFYEVGGDSIIATQMANLLNTHLNKPISIAEIFEFPTIPELSAYLDQSLLPSQATPVKPSATTEQSNGHDLSKAQYRIWFLQNYDRQTTAYHLPVIKHVKMAVDLDVLQQALDVLTKRHASLRTVFKNVDGIPKQFVLPDWKNVIHYRDYQQEPLREELSAKRLDEQNATPFDFEQPLFRMELHRLSAVVHRICVNMHHIISDGWSVGLFFQELMELYEQIRSKRAIQLPAIPLQYANWVEQERRWLDSEEFQHMENYWMNELAKPLPVLNLPTDYERPYSLVYDGSYIKFMVSKEKTEQLRLLARNRSTTLYMTVLAVYFLFLHKISQEDDIIVGFPVSGREKQEWENVIGLFMNMVCIRVDFGGLSRFDEVLEAIKHKCVRAYANGRYPFNTLVEKLNPDRDQSRTPVFSTIFQLYDNVPQDNDRISLYDLSCICKMEQEQMEVRMEYKTTLFAEGTIKKYVDYFLFLIDQVIDNPEALLSRYELLDAEHKANMFGMFNPPSVVMDAPNQVHRLFEAQVKKNPDQIAVVFEGRSLTYKQINEQSNQLAAFLTQIIGQEQREPIGVYLPRGIEIVIALLGILKSGRPYIPLDVDFPNERIAYMIRHSQLKTVLSEKGFLPILEEIAGTHLETIVDVSGDDLLAETTGHLRYYGNSHIRKQSTDTVDGPESQLMYVIYTSGSTGTPKGVMVTQQNVINYLLWSQQQFRLGPAHNMMLVTSISFDISVFEMFGCLASGATLHIVSPERLRDPALLFSYLAENRINVWHSVPALINQFMLGLAQQDGQQLACLQQFETILIGGEAWSPMLAKEIRSYFPNAKLYNMYGPTEATIWATCYEVERELKGKSIVPLGQPILNNQIYILDKDGNLCGTGVSGEICISGAGVTPGYFRDREKTAQAFRSHPFTDQIVYHTGDLGKYGMDGQIEYISRNDGMVKVRGYRIETGEIEHKIEAMPGIKSVVVVAVKESESNKLICYYTSTRDIGVPEFQESLRQLLPSYMIPARFVRLEAMPVTSNQKIDRKTLQAMTLPHDSVEQGELHVPGNEVESFLLQIWRELLGIEQIGTKQNFFDLGGNSHLIVQLQAKIEEKYPQRIKVIDLFECKTISAMAQHIQKVQSDQGEPRVKREGQSEEIGDILQLLDEFSEGEASVEDILKKLGE